One Panicum virgatum strain AP13 chromosome 9K, P.virgatum_v5, whole genome shotgun sequence genomic region harbors:
- the LOC120652650 gene encoding uncharacterized protein LOC120652650, with product MGTGEGPPPARRENGVSRRRWLDGEGDDEEEYVLEEEEDYAEELSASSAGEEGEGSDAEYQEEEDDDEEEEIETPRPKRPVKASDRGRKGKVDPAAGRSRRRKYEEDEDYEEEIEEEEEVEEYHDELDEEEEAPPRPKSLVKCGGRNRNVKPSTAAKRSHQRRPLDDEDMDFDPELDEEEEELDEDIDFDPEVDDDDEDEYQDEDEEELAAIRARKVTVKNPAERKSASKRRTLKKKKKKKKKKKKTKGSKVSGGKSASAKAKKSAPVRRRRKRSVIDEYEDNDEDDDDFIVEDEHPRKKARTRNGREAQVDPEVSPVEEETWPNLESDTSDFEFATSDEEPNIVETQVVEQISVRKGRKKRISGSESSSDSEFVVSDKELEDLKEPELPKPVPMLPASIRRICITRQGEGKGKEKQEPEEAGNPICGICLSEEQRATVQGVLNCCSHYFCFACIMEWSRVESRCPLCKQRFTTITKSSKVDLGLGVRKSVIKVEERDQVYQPTEEEIRRWLDPYENVVCIECNRGVDDSLMLLCDICDSSAHTYCVGLGREVPEGNWYCGGCRLGDEGPSYTGIQRTVANERQNYRTQVDSSSVSFGPAAPSGTFERSPSINPRRSFQGIDLNLSPRDFPGDTHPAESQVSTDSVSTPTGRRATLSGRRQIHRYIRILLTRPRQPSRQDTYHNVAQHSGGVPRTEPNRRNFPSSSEANTSHSLPDGIQNHHNGLPFVQAHSNFAPCMSLDGDDFQQLEGVKSNLRNV from the exons ATGGGGACGGGagaggggccgccgccggcgaggcgggaGAACGGCGTTAGTCGGCGGCGCTGGctggacggggagggcgacgacgaggaggagtatgtgttggaggaggaagaggattaCGCGGAAGAGCTCTCCGCCTCAAgcgccggggaggagggggagggttCTGACGCGGAATaccaggaggaggaagatgatgatgaggaagaggagatcgagacGCCGCGGCCGAAGCGACCGGTGAAGGCCAGCGACCGCGGGCGGAAGGGGAAGGTGGATCCGGCTGCTGGGCGATCTCGGCGCCGGAAGTACGAGGAGGATGAGGACTACGAGGAGGAgattgaggaagaagaggaagtggAGGAGTACCATGATGAGCTcgatgaggaggaagaggcgccTCCGCGGCCAAAGAGCCTTGTAAAATGTGGCGGCCGAAACCGAAACGTGAAGCCGTCTACTGCAGCGAAGCGATCTCATCAGCGGAGGCCCTTGGACGATGAGGATATGGACTTTGACCCTGAgttggacgaggaggaggaggagttagATGAGGACATCGATTTCGATCCTGAAGTGGATGATGACGATGAGGATGAATAccaagatgaggatgaagagGAACTGGCTGCTATCCGTGCCAGAAAGGTAACTGTTAAGAATCCGGCGGAGCGAAAGTCTGCTTCAAAGCGGCGAacgctgaagaagaagaagaagaagaagaagaagaagaagaaaactaaGGGATCTAAGGTTTCTGGGGGGAAATCGGCTTCGGCTAAAGCGAAGAAGTCCGCGCCCGTTAGACGGAGGAGAAAGCGTTCAGTAATTGATGAATACGAGGACAATGACGAAGATGATGACGACTTCATTGTAGAGGATGAACACCCCAGGAAGAAGGCCAGGACAAGGAATGGGAGGGAGGCACAAGTGGACCCTGAAGTATCCCCGGTTGAGGAAGAGACATGGCCAAACCTTGAGTCAGACACGTCAGACTTCGAATTTGCAACATCTGATGAGGAGCCTAACATTGTTGAGACACAGGTGGTTGAGCAGATTTCAGTTAGAAagggaaggaagaagaggatatCTGGGTCTGAGTCATCCTCTGATTCTGAATTTGTTGTATCAGATAAGGAATTGGAGGATTTGAAGGAGCCTGAGCTTCCAAAGCCTGTGCCAATGCTCCCTGCTTCAATCAGAAGGATTTGTATTACAAGGCAAGGAGAAGGCAAGGGAAAGGAGAAACAGGAACCAGAGGAGGCTGGGAATCCAATATGCGGGATCTGCCTCTCAGAGGAGCAGAGAGCTACTGTGCAGGGCGTCCTCAATTGTTGTTCGCACTACTTTTGCTTTGCGTGCATCATGGAATGGTCCAGAGTTGAGTCAAGGTGCCCGTTGTGTAAGCAGCGGTTTACTACGATCACCAAGTCATCAAAGGTAGATCTTGGTCTTGGAGTGAGAAAGTCTGTAATCAAGGTTGAAGAGCGTGACCAG GTTTATCAGCCCACTGAAGAAGAAATAAGGCGCTGGTTGGACCCATATGAGAACGTGGTGTGTATAGAGTGCAATCGAGGTGTCGATGATAGTCTCATGCTACTATGCGATATTTGTGATTCCTCAGCGCATACTTATTGTGTTGGCTTGGGAAGGGAAGTGCCTGAAGGAAATTGGTACTGTGGAGGATGTAGACTTGGTGACGAGGGACCGTCCTATACTGGAATTCAGCGCACAGTGGCTAATGAAAGACAAAATTACAGAACTCAGGTTGATAGTAGTTCTGTAAGTTTTGGACCGGCTGCACCAAGTGGCACATTCGAGAGATCGCCATCAATCAACCCTCGTCGTTCTTTTCAAGGGATTGATCTAAATCTATCCCCAAGAGATTTTCCTGGGGACACCCATCCTGCTGAATCACAAGTTTCAACTGATAGCGTATCAACTCCAACTGGAAGGCGTGCAACCCTTTCAGGAAGGCGTCAAATACATCGTTATATTCGGATTTTGCTAACTAGACCAAGACAGCCTAGCAGACAAGACACATACCATAATGTTGCACAGCACAGTGGTGGGGTACCAAGAACTGAACCAAATCGTCGTAACTTCCCTTCTTCATCAGAAGCAAACACATCACACAGTCTGCCTGATGGCATTCAGAACCATCACAATGGACTTCCATTTGTTCAAGCTCACAGCAATTTTGCTCCATGCATGTCCCTTGATGGGGATGATTTTCAGCAATTGGAAGGTGTCAAAAGCAACCTTAGGAATGTGTAG
- the LOC120652651 gene encoding peroxisomal membrane protein 11-3-like: protein MASSSSSESESSKPAPAPARPPSRDFLAHLEAYLARRDGVDKFLKISRYSARLALAAGPPLPPAAAARLKSFESSVGLSRKAFRLGKFVQSLNALRAHPYPPPALAILACGGEGVYYFLEQFVWLAKAGLLPAHLLPRLQRLSAWAELLGYVGSIAIKLEEVARIESSVKKRLADGCGEESEAVRTMRGKLLLKRMSVVQDVADAVMALGDVTDGKGLLGSSTLMASAGLLSALISTHKNWNSC from the coding sequence atggcctcatcctcatcctccgaGTCCGAGTCCAGCaagcccgcgcccgcgcccgcgcgcccTCCGTCCCGCGACTTCCTTGCCCACCTCGAGGCCTACCTCGCCCGCCGCGACGGCGTCGACAAGTTCCTCAAGATCTCCCGCTACTCCGCgcgcctcgcgctcgccgcgggcccgccgctgccgcccgccgccgccgcccgcctcaagtccttcgagtcCAGCGTTGGGCTCAGCCGCAAGGCCTTCCGCCTCGGCAAGTTCGTGCAGTCCCTCAACGCCCTCCGCGCCCACCCGTACCCGCCCCCGGCCCTCGCCATCCTCgcctgcggcggcgagggcgtctACTACTTCCTCGAGCAGTTCGTCTGGCTCGCCAAGGCTGGGCTCCTGCCCGCGCACCTCCTCCCGCGCCTCCAGCGCCTCAGCGCCTGGGCCGAGCTGCTGGGCTACGTCGGCTCCATCGCGATTAAGCTGGAAGAGGTGGCGAGGATCGAATCGTCCGTCAAGAAGCGCCTCGCCGACGGCTGCGGGGAGGAGAGCGAGGCCGTGAGGACGATGCGGGGTAAGCTGCTGCTGAAGCGGATGTCGGTGGTGCAGGACGTGGCGGACGCGGTCATGGCGCTCGGAGACGTCACCGACGGGAAGGGTTTGCTCGGGAGCTCCACGCTGATGGCATCCGCAGGCCTGCTCTCGGCGTTGATCAGCACGCACAAGAACTGGAATTCCTGTTGA
- the LOC120652652 gene encoding kinesin-like protein KIN-14F, whose protein sequence is MAEAPAILSLSAAAVVEDVLRQHGCRLSDRDLASRRAEEAAARRNEAAGWLRRTVGAVAARDLPEEPSEEEFRLGLRNGQILCGALNRVHPGAVPKVVVNTAADSVLQADGAALSAFQYFENVRNFLVAAQEIGLPCFEASDLEQGGKSARVVNCVLALKSYGDWKQCGGTGPWKYGGNLKPTASGKSFGRKNSEPFRRSQSMNEGEVPYEEAGFNADAHLDSSDMSTSRPLKMLVSAVLSDKRPDEVPQLLESMLSKLVEEFENRLNNQNELVKAALKNGTDSTKSFSKSKVLVETTPNTIGRKMDTTDIYCNHKQTKKETSREVALKQHLILQQQSKNVEELKADLITTKAGMEYMQMKYSEDINLLGRHLFSLAHAASGYHKVLEENRKLYNQVQDLKGNIRVYCRVRPFLPGQGSPSTVGSIDEGSITIVTPSKSGKEGRKTFSFNKVFGPSATQDEVFLDTQPLIRSVLDGYNVCIFAYGQTGSGKTYTMSGPKNMTEQTQGVNYRALGDLFKLAEQRRGAFIYDIAVQMIEIYNEQVRDLLVTDGLNKRLEIRNNSQNGLNVPDASLVRVASTMDVMELMNVGQKNRAVGATALNDRSSRSHSCLTVHVQGRDLTSGTILRGCMHLVDLAGSERVDKSEVTGERLKEAQHINKSLSALGDVIASLAQKNAHVPYRNSKLTQLLQDSLGGQAKTLMFVHISPESDAVGETISTLKFAERVSTVELGAARLNKESGEVRELKEQIARLKSALAVKDSGSEQVMNRDSEAFNMKMPSPGFSNKRQGGCDLLSSQTNFRQPMEDVGNIEVRANPTLRQKKPSFDLQDLLTSNDSPSWPDSNLRVNFQIGDEREAVSGDWIDKVVVNNNNSIGDWEGDSAALPDFFYQRYHSGMREKQYQRNNTRQKEDHEYEQQRPRFYSTNTDDSDDIDMATSDSSESDALWQLNVQSMSTSISESGSKVKKPQAKLRDGSDSRTPVHSQIPSASRKATNGSNRFVRQPLSRSDSRRLSSNGRQAGTK, encoded by the exons atggcggaggcgccggcgatCCTCTCGCTCTCCGCGGCCGCCGTGGTGGAGGACGTGCTGCGGCAGCACGGGTGCCGCCTCAGCGACCGCGACCTCGCGTCACGCAGGGCCGAGGAAGCCG cggcgcggcggaacgaggcggcggggtggctgCGCCGCACGGTGGGGGCGGTCGCCGCGCGCGACCTGCCGGAGGAGCCGTCCGAGGAGGAGTTCCGCCTCGGCCTCCGCAACGGCCAGATCCTCTGCGGCGCGCTCAACCGGGTCCACCCGGGCGCCGTCCCGAAG GTGGTCGTGAACACGGCGGCGGACTCCGTGCTGCAGGCCGACGGCGCGGCGCTGTCGGCGTTCCAGTACTTCGAGAACGTGCGCAACTTCCTGGTGGCGGCGCAGGAGATCGGCCTGCCGTGCTTCGAGGCCTCCGATTTGGAGCAG GGAGGGAAGAGCGCCAGGGTGGTGAACTGCGTGCTCGCACTCAAGTCGTACGGTGATTGGAAGCAATGCGGTGGCACCggtccgtggaagtatgggggGAATCTGAAGCCGACGGCCTCCGGCAAGTCCTTCGGGAGGAAGAACTCCGAGCCGTTCCGCAGGAGTCAGTCGATGAATGAAGGTGAAGTGCCCTATGAGGAGGCTGGATTCAATGCCGACGCTCATCTTGATTCCAGCGACATG TCGACATCGCGCCCGCTGAAAATGTTGGTTAGTGCAGTTTTGTCTGACAAGAGGCCGGATGAAGTTCCACAG CTCTTGGAGTCCATGTTGAGTAAACTTGTGGAAGAATTCGAAAATCGTCTAAACAACCAAAATGAATTG GTTAAAGCGGCTCTAAAAAATGGCACTGACAGCACAAAATCCTTTTCTAAATCAAAGGTTCTGGTTGAGACTACTCCAAATACTATTGGGAGAAAG ATGGATACAACAGATATATACTGTAACcataaacaaacaaaaaaagaaacatcAAGAGAAGTGGCACTGAAGCAACATTTAATTCTCCAACAACAGTCAAAGAATGTTGAG GAACTCAAGGCTGATCTGATAACTACTAAGGCGGGTATGGAGTATATGCAAATGAAATACTCTGAGGACATCAATCTCCTTG GAAGGCACCTGTTTAGCCTGGCTCATGCTGCTTCAGGTTATCACAAAGTTCTTGAAGAAAATCGAAAGCTCTACAACCAGGTGCAGGATCTTAAAG GAAATATCAGAGTATACTGTAGGGTACGGCCCTTTTTACCTGGACAAGGAAGTCCTTCCACTGTGGGTTCCATTGACGAGGGCAGCATAACCATTGTCACCCCTTCAAAGTCTGGAAAGGAAGGCCGGAAAACTTTTAGCTTCAATAAGGTTTTTGGCCCATCAGCAACACAAG ATGAGGTGTTCTTAGATACCCAACCCCTTATTCGTTCAGTTCTTGATGGATACAATGTTTGTATCTTCGCATATGGCCAAACTGGATCAGGGAAGACATACACAATG AGTGGTCCCAAGAACATGACTGAGCAAACCCAAGGTGTCAACTATCGGGCACTAGGTGATCTATTTAAGCTTGCTGAACAAAGGAGAGGAGCCTTCATATATGACATTGCTGTGCAAATGATCGAAATTTACAACGAACAAGTCAGGGATCTCCTTGTCACTGATGGTCTGAACAAAAG ATTAGAGATTCGGAATAACTCTCAGAATGGGCTTAATGTGCCGGATGCAAGCCTTGTCCGCGTGGCGTCAACAATGGATGTCATGGAATTGATGAATGTTGGGCAGAAGAATCGTGCCGTCGGTGCCACTGCTCTAAATGACAGGAGTAGTCGTTCCCACAG TTGTTTAACTGTTCATGTTCAGGGAAGGGATCTTACATCAGGGACCATTCTTCGTGGTTGCATGCATTTAGTTGACCTTGCGGGCAGTGAACGGGTTGACAAGTCAGAGGTCACTGGAGAAAGGTTAAAAGAAGCGCAGCATATAAACAAATCATTATCGGCCTTAGGGGATGTAATTGCTTCGCTTGCCCAAAAGAATGCACATGTACCTTACAGGAACAGTAAATTAACGCAACTTCTTCAAGATTCACTTG GAGGTCAGGCCAAAACCTTGATGTTTGTTCATATAAGCCCAGAGAGTGATGCTGTAGGAGAAACCATCAGCACCTTGAAGTTTGCCGAGCGTGTCTCAACTGTTGAGCTCGGTGCTGCTCGATTAAATAAAGAATCTGGAGAAGTTAGAGAGCTGAAAGAGCAG ATTGCTCGACTTAAATCAGCTTTAGCTGTGAAAGACTCAGGATCGGAGCAAGTAATGAATCGTGACTCTGAGGCATTTAACATGAAGATGCCTTCACCTGGTTTTTCAAATAAGCGACAGGGTGGTTGTGATTTACTGTCTAGCCAAACAAACTTCAGACAACCAATGGAGGATGTCGGAAACATAGAG GTTAGAGCCAATCCTACATTGAGGCAAAAGAAACCAAGCTTTGACCTCCAGGATTTATTAACATCAAATGATTCTCCTTCATGGCCAGACAGCAATTTGAGGGTGAATTTTCAGATCGGAGATGAAAGGGAAGCAGTTAGTGGGGACTGGATAGATAAGGTTGTTGTGAACAACAATAACTCGATCGGTGATTGGGAGGGGGACAGTGCAGCTTTACCGGATTTCTTTTACCAGAGATATCATTCAGGTATGAGGGAGAAGCAGTACCAGAGAAATAACACAAGACAAAAGGAGGACCATGAGTATGAGCAGCAAAGGCCTCGATTTTACTCTACAAATACGGATGATTCTGATGACATTGACATGGCGACAAGTGATTCCTCAGAATCAGATGCGCTATGGCAGCTCAATGTCCAAAGCATGAGTACCTCAATTAGTGAGAGCGGATCGAAGGTTAAGAAACCACAAGCAAAGCTAAGAGATGGCTCAGATTCCAG GACTCCAGTTCATTCCCAAATACCATCAGCGTCGAGAAAAGCCACAAATGGTTCAAACAGATTTGTTAGGCAACCTTTAAGCAGAAGCGACAGCAGAAGGCTTTCATCAAATGGAAGACAAGCTGGTACAAAGTAG
- the LOC120652656 gene encoding putative zinc finger CCCH domain-containing protein 21, with protein MEGELGFLSPARPSRVSSERGDGRGFGSPTWSSPLGTLLESPSSRVSEGRACEDGVSGFSSPTWGSPLLNLFNTPSSGVSDDSPVGDNGFGFNSPTWGSPLERLFNSPSSCVSDSRGGGNGSGSGISTPKQASPLGMLFNSPSSCFSDSRGGGNGSGSVFSTPKHAPPLETLLNSPSSCVSDSRGGGNSSSLRVSKELDSEVQKAERLLRAITERYNNCFLRLRNATAELADLRRERIRLGAENLHLSLLLEEHVVAEQSNQASAVPLTPPLKPVQAEAASGCAPKSISIRSKSFISPKQPLREIQPQRLRVRASPAKEDTGGKEKDDGEVELEAYGQGALKTELCNKWERGACPYDGRCRFAHGMEELRPVIRHPRYKTLACQLFAAASGCPYGHRCHFRHSLPSIAESC; from the exons ATGGAGGGGGAGCTTGGGTTCCTCTCGCCCGCGAGGCCGTCGCGTGTCTCCTCCGAGCGCGGCGATGGTCGCGGCTTCGGATCGCCGACATGGTCCTCTCCGCTGGGGACGCTGCTCGAGTCGCCATCATCGCGCGTTTCCGAGGGCCGCGCCTGCGAGGACGGGGTCTCGGGCTTCAGCTCGCCGACATGGGGATCGCCACTGTTGAATCTGTTCAACACCCCCTCATCGGGCGTCTCcgatgacagccctgtcggtgaCAACGGCTTCGGGTTCAACTCGCCGACATGGGGATCGCCGCTGGAGAGGCTGTTCAACTCGCCCTCATCGTGCGTCTCCGACAGCCGTGGTGGCGGCAACGGCTCCGGGTCCGGGATCAGCACGCCGAAGCAGGCGTCGCCACTGGGGATGCTGTTCAACTCTCCCTCATCGTGCTTCTCCgacagccgcggcggcggcaacggctcCGGGTCCGTGTTCAGCACGCCGAagcacgcgccgccgctggagaCGCTTCTCAACTCGCCCTCATCGTGCGTCTCCGACAGTCGCGGTGGCGGAAACAGCTCTTCGCTCAGGGTCTCGAAGGAGCTGGACAGCGAGGTGCAGAAGGCGGAGAGGCTCCTGCGGGCGATCACCGAGCGCTACAACAACTGCTTCCTCCGCCTGCGCAACGCCACGGCCGAGCTCGCCGACCTCCGCCGCGAGCGCATCCGCCTCGGCGCCGAGAACCTgcacctctccctcctcctcgagGAGCACGTGGTCGCCGAGCAGAGCAATCAGGCGTCCGCGGTGCCTCTGACACCGCCGCTGAAGCCCGTGCAGGCTGAAGCAGCATCCGGATGCGCCCCGAAGAGCATCTCCATACGCTCGAAGAGCTTCATCTCGCCGAAGCAGCCACTGCGCGAGATCCAACCACAGCGCCTCCGTGTTCGCGCGTCCCCGGCGAAGGAG GACACAGGTGGCAAGGAGAAGGATGACGGGGAGGTGGAGCTGGAGGCTTACGGACAGGGCGCCCTGAAGACGGAGCTGTGCAACAAGTGGGAGCGCGGCGCGTGCCCCTACGACGGGCGGTGCAGGTTCGCGCACGGCATGGAGGAGCTGCGCCCCGTGATCCGCCACCCCCGCTACAAGACCCTCGCGTGCCAGTtgttcgccgccgcctccggctgcCCCTACGGCCACCGCTGCCACTTCCGCCACTCCCTGCCGTCCATTGCCGAGTCCTGctag
- the LOC120652647 gene encoding uncharacterized protein LOC120652647: MAAADYDRAYRPDAAPAPAPAAAGEFDRPYRNEVVPYGDRRLDIVVKPPARSPPPPLPASARSGGGAGSAWCFSDPEMKRRRRVASYKAYSVEGKVKASLRRGFRWIKAKCSKLIQG; the protein is encoded by the exons atggccgccgccgactaCGACCGCGCGTACCGCCCCGacgcggccccggccccggcccccgccgctgccggggaGTTCGACCGCCCCTACCGCAACGAGGTGGTGCCGTACGGCGACCGCCGCCTCGACATCGTCGTCAAGCCGCCCgccaggtcgccgccgccgccgctgccggcgtccgccaggagcggcggcggggcggggtcgGCGTGGTGCTTCAGCGACCCGGAGatgaagaggcggcggcgggtggcgagCTACAAGGCCTACTCGGTGGAGGGCAAGGTCAAGGCATCGCTCCGCAGGGGGTTCCGCTGGATCAAGGCCAAGTGCTCCAAGCTCATCCAGGGCTG A
- the LOC120652654 gene encoding calmodulin-binding protein 60 D-like: MDLKRALDVEEEVVDGDEEEQLAAGCPDAKRRRTFLNSSMQEAIGAQYMQRHLPKLEPFLRRVVQEEVHNVLIRHIDSAQRLPLQLKTSSKRYKLQFQGNLPQTLFTGNRVEAESKQPLRIVLTDAATNQTVTSGPLSSMKVELLVLDGDFNADERLEHTEKEFSESVVFEREGKRPLLSGEVIIVLEKGVASIRDISFTDNSSWIRSRKFRLGARMSRASSIEERVQEAVSNPFLVKDHRGEVYKKHHPPALADDVWRLEKIGKDGVFHKKLADFGIHTVQDFLRNLVMDQYGLRSLLGSGMSNKMWESTVEHARECVLDDKLYSYCSGHGIVLLFNCVYEVVGVIVGTNCFTLTSLTPTQKALVVKLQQDAYKFPDRITEFKVQAQGAAAEQPAPGEVRAAPGPVPVPVAAAGSASAPVLGGLPQGVHLPGGAPSPHGGGGGLLPNPLVLQQQSEALEDVLQSAGAAHHQLGGEPWAFPSFGVGAGGFDARDPFDVQFSGSQPCGLLLSSTGARL, encoded by the exons ATGGACCTGAAGAGGGCGCTGgacgtggaggaggaggtggtggacggcgacgaggaggagcagctcgccgccggctgccccGACGCCAAGCGCCGCCGGACGTTCCTCAA CAGCTCGATGCAGGAGGCCATTGGCGCGCAGTACATGCAGAGGCATCTGCCCAAGCTGGAGCCCTTCCTGCGCAGAGTC GTTCAGGAGGAGGTGCATAATGTCCTTATCCGACACATCGATTCCGCACAGAG GCTCCCACTGCAACTAAAAACAAGCAGCAAACGGTACAAGCTGCAGTTCCAGGGAAATCTGCCGCAGACCCTTTTCACGGGCAACAGAGTGGAGGCGGAGAGCAAGCAGCCGCTCCGGATCGTCCTGACCGACGCCGCCACCAACCAGACGGTCACCTCCGGCCCCTTGTCCTCGATGAAGGTCGAGCTCCTCGTCCTCGACGGCGACTtcaacgccgacgagcggcTGGAGCACACCGAGAAGGAGTTCAGCGAGAGCGTGGTGTTCGAGAGGGAAGGCAAGAGGCCGCTCCTGTCCGGCGAGGTGATCATCGTGCTCGAGAAGGGCGTCGCCTCCATCCGCGACATATCCTTCACGGATAACTCGAGCTGGATAAGGAGCCGGAAGTTCAGGCTTGGCGCGAGGATGTCCCGGGCCAGTTCCATCGAAGAACGGGTGCAGGAAGCTGTCAGCAATCCCTTCCTCGTCAAGGATCACCGTGGAGAAG TGTACAAGAAGCACCATCCTCCTGCATTAGCCGACGACGTATGGCGCCTGGAGAAGATCGGCAAAGACGGCGTTTTCCACAAGAAGCTTGCCGACTTCGGAATCCACACCGTTCAGGACTTCCTTAGGAACCTGGTGATGGATCAGTACGGACTGCGCAGT TTGCTCGGCAGCGGAATGTCGAACAAGATGTGGGAGTCGACGGTGGAGCACGCCCGGGAGTGCGTGCTGGACGACAAGCTCTACTCCTACTGCAGCGGGCACGGCATCGTCCTCCTCTTCAACTGCGTCTACGAAGTCGTCGGCGTCATCGTCGGCACCAACTGCTTCACCTTGACCTCCCTCACTCCGACACAGAAG GCGCTGGTGGTGAAGCTGCAGCAGGACGCTTACAAGTTCCCGGACCGCATCACCGAGTTCAAGGTGCAGGcgcagggcgccgccgcggagcagccGGCACCGGGCGAGGTGCGGGCCGCGCCGGggcccgtgcccgtgccggtGGCCGCCGCGGGCTCGGCGAGCGCGCCGGTGCTCGGCGGCCTCCCGCAGGGCGTCCACCTCCCTGGCGGCGCGCCGAgcccgcacggcggcggcggcggcctgctgccGAACCCGCTTGTCCTCCAGCAGCAGAGCGAGGCCCTGGAGGACGTGCTGCagtcggccggcgcggcgcaccACCAGCTCGGCGGCGAGCCGTGGGCGTTCCCGTCGTTCGGGGTGGGGGCGGGCGGGTTCGACGCGCGGGACCCGTTCGACGTGCAGTTCAGCGGGTCGCAGCCATGCGGGCTGCTGCTCTCCAGCACCGGCGCCAGGTTGTGA
- the LOC120652653 gene encoding probable protein phosphatase 2C 33, producing the protein MAGAATEGKLSPALPLATLIGRELRGDGSERPIVRYGHSGFAKRGEDYFLVNPDCLRVPGDPSSAFSVFAVFDGHNGVSAAVFSKEKLLEHVMSAVPQGISREDWLQALPRALVAGFVKTDIDFQRKGETSGTTATLVVVDGFTVTVASVGDSRCILDTQGGEVSLLTVDHRLEENAEERERITASGGEVSRLNLCGGQEVGPLRCWPGGLCLSRSIGDTDVGEFIVPIPHVKQVKLPNTGGRLIIASDGIWDALSSETAAQACRGLPAELAAKLVVKQALKTSGLKDDTTCVVVDIIPSDHCSTPPALSPKRNQNKLKSLIFGRRSHSSVGKLSKSASLGSVEEIFEEGSAMLEERLGRNFPSKANLPPFRCAVCQVDQEPFEGLMMDNVGGCCSAPSTPWGGPYLCSDCRKKKDAMEGKRSSRSTTCR; encoded by the exons ATGGCGGGCGCCGCCACAGAGGGGAAGCTTTCCCCGGCGCTGCCCCTGGCCACGCTGATCGGCCGCGAGCtccgcggcgacggctccgagcGCCCGATTGTGCGGTACGGTCACTCTGGCTTCGCCAAGCGCGGCGAGGACTACTTCCTCGTCAACCCCGACTGCCTCCGCGTCCCCGGCGACCCTTCCTCCGCTTTCTCCGTCTTCGCT GTATTCGACGGCCACAATGGCGTGTCGGCGGCGGTGTTCAGCAAGGAGAAGTTGCTGGAGCACGTGATGAGCGCCGTGCCGCAGGGCATCAGCCGCGAGGACTGGCTACAGGCGCTGCCGCGTGCGCTCGTCGCAGGATTCGTCAAGACAGACATTGACTTCCAGCGCAAGG GGGAGACGTCAGGGACAACGGCGACCCTGGTTGTGGTTGATGGGTTCACGGTCACCGTGGCTTCAGTGGGAGATTCCAGATGCATTCTGGATACACAGGGCGGCGAGGTCTCGTTGCTGACTGTGGATCACCGGCTAGAGGAGAATgcagaggagagggagcggATCACAGCAAGTGGAGGGGAGGTCAGCCGGCTTAATCTCTGTGGTGGACAAGAG GTTGGTCCTCTCCGATGCTGGCCTGGTGGGTTGTGCCTTTCAAGATCAATTGGGGATACTGATGTCGGCGAGTTCATCGTGCCGATTCCACATGTCAAGCAAGTGAAG CTCCCAAATACTGGTGGAAGACTAATAATTGCTTCAGATGGAATATGGGACGCTCTGTCCTCAGAGACTGCTGCACAGGCATGTCGGGGATTGCCTGCAGAACTGGCTGCAAAGCTTGTTGTTAAG CAAGCTCTGAAGACTAGCGGGTTGAAAGATGACACCACATGTGTTGTTGTTGACATCATCCCATCTGATCATTGTTCAACACCACCAGCATTGTCGCCAAAGAGAAATCAGAACAAGTTGAAGTCTCTTATTTTTGGTAGGAGGTCCCATAGTTCTGTCGGAAAGCTCAGCAAATCTGCTTCACTGGGCTCTGTGGAAGAAATATTTGAGGAGGGATCTGCAATGTTGGAAGAAAG GTTGGGTAGAAATTTCCCGTCAAAAGCAAATCTGCCCCCATTTCGCTGTGCTGTCTGCCAAGTGGACCAAGAGCCATTTGAAGGTTTAATGATGGACAATGTAGGTGGCTGCTGCTCAGCCCCATCAACACCATGGGGTGGTCCTTATCTCTGTTCAGACTGTAGGAAAAAGAAGGATGCAATGGAAGGTAAAAGATCGAGCCGCTCGACAACGTGCAGGTGA